ATAGCAGATATAACTTCCTTAATATGATCAGCGTCATGCATACACACAACTGAATGGGATAATGCATTATTTGTAAATTTAGCGATCAATGTGCCTGAATCGAACAATACATCCAATTTCTTTTTCGGGTAACTATCACTTTTTGTTACAAAATAACTAGGAGTATTAATCGCCTTCGACTTTGTAATTGACTGTTGAATATCACATACTTTCTGGTAATCAACTTGTTCGTGGGGGTAAACAGGTACTCTCCAGCATCTATTATTAAACTGTGTTAAAATACCCGTTATTTGATGGTATTCACCATTTTGTAAACCTTCAATACGATATAGCAATAAATTATTAGTGCTAGCAGCTACTTGAAAATGATGAAGTAATTTACATTTACTCACTTGAAGTGTCTGTTCTATAACGTCCATAAAATATTCCTTAAAAACCTATCCAATGGCAATTACTCAGTTAACAAGCAATAGCCACTCTTATTAAAACTTTTGTTTTTAACAGAAAGAAATCTTGGTTGTATTTTTTTGCAATAGCCAATCCACACAGGCGATCAAAACCACTGCTCTACTTTTCAGCAAATAAATAACAAAATATGCTAAAAGCGCAGCACAAACAGCTCTTAAACCGCTACTAAAGTGGCATTATAAATTATTGATTAAGTGCATAGTTGCCAGTTTTTCAGGCAATAGGAGGGCGAAAATGCAGATCAATAAACAGCTTTAAGTTAGTAAGTGTAATGGCAGGGTAAAAAACAGCGGGGGTTTTGAATAAGCTATAGTTAGGTAAGGCAATTAAAGAAGAACAGTTACCAAAACAGCAGTGACAATCATCAATAGAAACATTATGTTCAGATGATAGATGACTCTCTTGATCATGCAGGTAGTGCAAACTGGCTTCTTCTACTGTAGAGCTATCACTATTTATTTTATTAGCATTTGCTGCTGTTGAAAGCAGTACAAAAAAGCCTATCGCTAGAACAATGAGGTAGAGCAAACGTTTAGCTAATTGAACTAGCATCTCTCAATGACACTCTTAAAGTCAGCCATAAAAGCAATGTTATGAATAACAGTTATTTGATTAATAGCACACATAACCAAGCACAATCTTCTTTTAATATACTATATGAGCCGAATACTATTTACTAGTCTAATTATATTAGCAAAGGCAACAATTACTCAGATTAATAGTATTTATACAAGTTCACTTTTTTTAAAAAATATTAACTCACCCTATCAGGTATCAAACTGGTATCAAACTAACAGATATCAGAAAATCACTTGCTATACTATCAGAGCACTCTTCAACACTCTAAAATATGACATTTAGATGAATAGTTAGAGAACTAAGACTAGGGAATGCGCAATGGAATGGCTTGATTATCTTCGTTACTTTTCTGAACAAGATGGCTCTGATTTGTTCTTAACCACAGGCGCACCTCCTAGTGCCAAAATTCATGGCCATTTAAAACCAATTGCAGACAAGCCATTACTTCCTGGAAGAGTGGAAGAAATTGCTTACTCGATTATGGATGAAGAGCAACGAGTCGCTTTTGATCATAAACCTGAAATGAATCTAGCCATTGCAGAGCAAGGCATAGGTCGTTTTAGAGTCAATATTTTTAAACAAAGAAATCAAGTATCGATGGTTGTTCGTGCCATTAAAACAGAAATCCCTCACTATAAAGACTTAGGGTTACCCAGTATTTTACTGAAGCTGATTATGCAAAAACGCGGATTGGTATTGTTTGTTGGTGGCACAGGCTCAGGGAAATCGACATCACTCGCCGCCTTGATTGATTATCGTAACAGTAATTCAGCCGGCCATATTATCACCATTGAAGATCCTGTAGAGTTTGTCCACCGGCATAAGCAGTCTATTGTTAACCAACGAGAAGTGGGGGTTGACACAAACTGTTATGATGATGCCTTAGAAAACACCTTAAGACAAGCCCCTGATGTTATCTTAATTGGTGAAATACGTACCCAGGAGCAAATGGAGCAAGCTATTACTTTCGCAGAAACAGGCCATTTATGCATTTCTACTTTACATGCCAACAATGCTAATCAAGCCCTTGACAGAATAATTAACTTTTTCCCAGAAGAACGTCATAAACAACTTTTTTTAGATTTGTCACTAAACTTACAGGGTATTATCTCTCAACGTTTAATCCCAACGGTTGATAACAAACGGTGTGCTGCAATTGAAATATTGTTAGGTACTCCTCGCCTGTGCGACTTAATAAAACAAGGTAAAGTGGCTGAAATAAAAGAAGTCATGCTGAAATCTGAAGCGCAAGGTATGCAGACTTTTGATACCGCACTTTATAACCTATATAAACAGAAGAAAATCACTTTAGAAGAAGCTTTAAAAAATGCAGACTCTAAAAATAATCTAAGACTACGTATTAATTTAGAGTCCAAGACATCTACTACTGTGGATGAAGAAATATTAAAACGAGTACAAGCTAAAAAAGCAGTAGCCAAACCAACAATAGAAAAGAAAGATAATTCATCTATTCTGTCTAATCTTACACTAGAGCCACTGGAAGAAGAGCAAGATGATGAGGATGAACTTCAACCCTATAACGATTAGAAAAGGGGGAATATTTTCTTTAATTTTTTTGCATTGCTAAAGGTAGTGTGAAATAAAAAGTACTACCTTCCCCGGGTTTCGACTTAATCCATATGGAACCACGGTAAGCCTCAATAATTTTTTTAACAATACTCAAACCAGCTCCGGTTCCACCACCATACTCGTCTTCGGTATGAAGTCGTTGAAAAATTTTAAATACTTTACTTTGTAAA
This genomic interval from Spartinivicinus ruber contains the following:
- a CDS encoding PilT/PilU family type 4a pilus ATPase, with the translated sequence MEWLDYLRYFSEQDGSDLFLTTGAPPSAKIHGHLKPIADKPLLPGRVEEIAYSIMDEEQRVAFDHKPEMNLAIAEQGIGRFRVNIFKQRNQVSMVVRAIKTEIPHYKDLGLPSILLKLIMQKRGLVLFVGGTGSGKSTSLAALIDYRNSNSAGHIITIEDPVEFVHRHKQSIVNQREVGVDTNCYDDALENTLRQAPDVILIGEIRTQEQMEQAITFAETGHLCISTLHANNANQALDRIINFFPEERHKQLFLDLSLNLQGIISQRLIPTVDNKRCAAIEILLGTPRLCDLIKQGKVAEIKEVMLKSEAQGMQTFDTALYNLYKQKKITLEEALKNADSKNNLRLRINLESKTSTTVDEEILKRVQAKKAVAKPTIEKKDNSSILSNLTLEPLEEEQDDEDELQPYND